One Setaria viridis chromosome 7, Setaria_viridis_v4.0, whole genome shotgun sequence genomic region harbors:
- the LOC117862714 gene encoding AT-hook motif nuclear-localized protein 23, which yields MAGLDLGTAATRYVHNLHHLHPDLQLQHNYASKQPEPSDDDPNGSGGGNSNNGGPFGEHDGGSSSSGPAGDGPGSGGGGNGEMVARRPRGRPPGSKNKPKPPVIITRESANTLRAHILEVGSGCDVFESVSTYARRRQRGVCVLSGSGVVTNVTLRQPSAPTGAVVTLHGRFEILSLSGSFLPPPAPPGATSLTIFLAGGQGQVVGGNVVGALYAAGPVIVIAASFANVAYERLPLEEEEAQAAPPGLQMQPPGGADGAGGMGGGGPFPSDPSAAGLPFFNLPLNNMAGGGSQLPPGADSHGWAGARPPF from the coding sequence ATGGCAGGCCTCGACCTCGGCACCGCCGCGACGCGCTACGTCCAcaacctccaccacctccaccccgACCTCCAGCTGCAGCACAACTACGCCAGCAAGCAGCCGGAGCCCTCCGACGACGAccccaatggcagcggcggcggcaacagcaACAACGGCGGGCCGTTCGGCGAGCACGACGGCGGGTCGTCCTCTTCCGGCCCAGCTGGAGATGGCccgggcagcggcggtggcgggaacGGGGAGATGgtcgcccgccggccccgcggGCGCCCGCCGGGCTCGAAGAACAAGCCCAAGCCCCCGGTGATCATCACGCGGGAGAGCGCCAACACGCTGCGCGCCCACATCCTGGAGGTCGGGAGCGGCTGCGACGTGTTCGAGTCCGTCTCCACGTacgcgcgccggcggcagcgcggcgtcTGCGTTCtgagcggcagcggcgtggtcaCCAACGTGACTCTGCGGCAGCCGTCGGCGCCCACGGGCGCCGTCGTGACGCTGCACGGGAGGTTCGAGATCCTGTCGCTCTCGGGCTccttcctcccgccgccggctccccccGGCGCCACCAGCCTCACCATCTTCCTCGCGGGGGGCCAGGGGCAGGTGGTCGGCGGGAACGTCGTCGGCGCGCTCTACGCTGCCGGCCCCGTCATCGTCATCGCCGCGTCCTTCGCCAACGTCGCCTACGAGCGCCTTCctctggaggaggaggaggcccagGCAGCGCCACCCGGCCTCCAGATGCAGCCGCCCGGCGGTGCCGATGGCGCAGGTGGCATGGGCGGCGGTGGCCCGTTCCCTTCCGACCCGTCTGCTGCCggtctgcccttcttcaacCTGCCGCTCAACAACATGGCCGGTGGCGGATCGCAACTCCCGCCTGGTGCCGACAGCCATGGGTGGGCCGGAGCGCGGCCACCGTTCTGA